CGCCGTAGCGACCCTCATAGGCCTCGAACGGAACGGCTGAGTCGGTGCGGACGATTCAGGGCATCCACGCGGTTCGGGAAGCCCTTACCGGCGACCCCGCTCGCGTGAGGAAAATCGTCCTCGTCGAAGGTCGGCTCGACGAGCGACTCGCTCGGATCGCTTCGCTCGCTCGAGAGCGCGGTGTTCCCCTGTATCGCGAGCCGCGAGAACGGCTGCGTCGTTATGGTGGTCACCATCAAGGCGTCGTGGCGGAGCTGGCGGATGTGGGTTGGCTCGATCTCGAAACGCTGCTTTCCCGGCTTCCCACTCCGGCTTTGCTGCTGGTCCTCGACCAGGTCGAGGACCCGCGAAACCTCGGGGCGGTGGTTCGCGTCGCGGACGGAGCGGGCGTCGACGGAATCGTGATTCCGGCACGGCGCACGGCGCCGTTCTCCGAGGCCGCGGTCGCGGCATCCGCCGGGGCTCTCCACCACGTCACCGTCGCCCGAGTCGGCAACCTCGCCGAAAGCTTGAGACGTCTCAAGGAGGCGGGACTCTGGGTCGTGGGGCTGCAGGCGAGCGCTCCCACGCCCTGGTACGAGTTCGATTTTACCAGCCCGGTTGCCGTAGTCGTCGGATCGGAAGGAAAGGGGCTCCGGCCGCGCGTGGCCGCTGGCTGTGATGCCCTGGTTTCGCTGCCCCAGCTCGGCAAGGTGGACT
This DNA window, taken from Vicinamibacteria bacterium, encodes the following:
- the rlmB gene encoding 23S rRNA (guanosine(2251)-2'-O)-methyltransferase RlmB; amino-acid sequence: MRTIQGIHAVREALTGDPARVRKIVLVEGRLDERLARIASLARERGVPLYREPRERLRRYGGHHQGVVAELADVGWLDLETLLSRLPTPALLLVLDQVEDPRNLGAVVRVADGAGVDGIVIPARRTAPFSEAAVAASAGALHHVTVARVGNLAESLRRLKEAGLWVVGLQASAPTPWYEFDFTSPVAVVVGSEGKGLRPRVAAGCDALVSLPQLGKVDSLNLSVAAGIVLYEVVRQRISRK